The following DNA comes from cyanobiont of Ornithocercus magnificus.
ATACAGACGGACGCAGCATCCGCCCAGTAGATCGATGGAAGGAATGATTTCCATAAGCCTTTACGTCGTAAACCAATCCACTATCTCTACAACTCTGTAGTGGCAGGGCACGCTTCAATAGTTTTGTATCTGCGCTTGTATTCCTTTGGACATTCTAGTGATGGGAGGGACTCGCTTTGTTGGTCCTCCTCTCGTGTCACGCCTTCAATCGCAAGGGCACCAACTCACACTTTTCACTCGTGGACAGCGACCGTTACCGCCGAACGTTAATCACATCAGTGGTGATCGTGGTCAGGACAAGGACCTCTGTCTTCTTGAGAATCGGAGATTTGATGTGATTGTCGACATTTCCGGCCGCACTCTCGAGGACACGCAGCGTGTGCTGAGGTACTGTGGCTTTCCTAAACACCGTTTACTCTACGTTAGCTCAGCCGGCGTCTATGCTGCCTCTGACTCCTGGCCACTTGATGAAAACAGTGCCCTCGATCCCTCTAGTCGTCACTCTGGAAAAGCAGAAACCGAAGCTTGGCTTCGTGAGAAGGGAATACCTTTCACTAGCTTTCGTCCTACTTACATAGTTGGACCAGGAAATTACAACCCGATCGAGCGCTGGTTCTTCAGCCATATTCTGAATAATCACCCTATTCCCCTGCCAGGTGATGGCACCACGATCACTCAGATTGGTCATGTTGATGACCTTGCTGAGGCGATGGCTCGTTCCCTCGAAGTAGAACTTGCAGTTGACCGCATCTATAACTGCTCAAGCCGACGAGGCATCACTTTCCGTGGGCTAATTGAAGCAGCTGCACGTGCTTGTGACCATGACCCTGCAACACTACAATGGCACCCATTCGATTCATCTGACCTTGACCCGTTGAGCCGCAAAAAGTTTCCCCTGCGGCTAAGTCATTTTATTGTCGATATCAGCCGGGCTGAGCGCGAGCTTGCTTGGCAGCCGCGCTATGATGCACAAGCTTGCTTGTCCGATAGTTACCGGCGTGATATAGCTTTATCTATGGCACAGTAATTTTGGTGATTTCCTAAGATAGCTGATAGCAGAGATTAAAGATAGTAGTAAGGCAGGCCAGAACAAAAGCCAACCAAGACTATGGAGCCGACTTATACTACTGGGAAACCACCAGTGGCTGGGTAAGAGGAGAAGAAGCAAGCTAAGGAGCTGCAGCACTGTCTTACATTTACCCCAAGCCGACGCTGGAGCTCCAGAGTAATCAGAGCTTCGCCAACCCGAGATTAGTAGCTCCCGCGTAAGTAAGACCCAAATAGCCCAGAGTGGTAGTACTCCAGAGCTTCCAAGCCAAAGTAGTGGAGCCAGTATCAACAATTTATCGGCCAGAGGATCCATCCAGGCACCCCAGGCAGTGCCTCCCCCAGCCTGACGAGCGAACAATCCATCTACCGCATCAGTAACACAGCCAGCTAATAAGGTCCACCAAGCTAGAGTAAATTCTCCGGCCTGGAGTGCCAAAATCAATGGTAAACCGGCAGTGGCACGGATGACTGTTAGCGTATCCGCCAGCCGTCGCAACTGTGTCTGTTTGCTGGTGTTGAGGTGATTCATGCTCAGAATGCTTGCAGTCGCTTTCAGGCCATGCTGCTCCAGCAGACAGTCGGGGAGATCATGTCGGCCCCTGTGCTGTCCGTCACTCCATCTACAACACTGCGAGAAGCTGTCCGGCTACTCAGTGAGCATCACATCAGCGGCTTGCCTGTGGTAGACGATGGAGGCCAGTTGATTGGTGAACTTACAGAACAAGATTTGATGGTGCGCGAGAGCGGCTTCGATGCTGGTCCTTACATAATGTTCCTAGATAGTATAATCTATCTGCGGAATCCACTGCAATGGGATCGCCAGGTTCATCAGGTTCTCGGCAATACTGTTAGGGATCTTATGCACAGTGAGACCCATAAATGTTTGCCATCATTGCCACTTCCCCATGCTGCTTCTCAACTGCATGACCGCAGTACACAGCGACTGATTGTTGTTAATGGTGAGTACCCTGTCGGCATCATCACACGCGGTGATGTCGTGCGTGCCCTAGCCTCACAGGCTTGACCAGAAGAAGCTAGCGGTCCTATCAATGAGGTGATAGTTTTGGGCTTCCAGACTATGGTACGGCCGCATAAGCAAGGGTCAAACCACTTCTTCCTCAGCAAGCTAATATAGTACTAGAGCTACTAAGTAATCTTTGTTATCAGAACTAAATGTTAACTATGTTAATAGTAGCGAAATAAATTAACAGAGCACATAACTTTCCGGACCTTAACACTGCCCTGCACATGATTACTACATGGCTGTGGCTAAAGCAGCAATTGTCTAGGCTATGTACTTACACCCTATAGCTTAGTATGCTTATGGCATAGGTGGCGGTAAAATTGGTGGTGGTGTGCCAACAACTATGTTGAATATACCGGAGGACTCAGGCAAATTGGGAGTAACTAAACTTTCTAATGCCTGTTTATCGACGCTAGCAGACAGCTTGTCATCTTGTGTCAGAATTGTTGAGGAATCTGGTGATGAATCCCAGGGCTTTTTAAGACTGGCTACCGGCACATGCTTTTCAGGTTTATTATTGGCACTTGCAGTGTCTGGGGCTAGCTGACTAATCGAGGTAAGAGCATTAATTTTGATCAGATGTTTTGGTAGTGGAGAATAGCTGGGCCTCCTTATACTGGCAGTGTTGGAAGCCTCTTCGGCCTTATCAACTTTATCCGAGATCACTTGTTTAGACACATCAGATGCCCGAGTAGTCCGAGCTGTTGACCCTAGATTATTGTCAATAATTTTGTTTACCCTAGTAACCACCTGGTTGCTAAAATGTGTAGCTACTAGACTAATGTGCCTACTTAGTTTCTTATAGTTCTCGCTAGCGTTAAGCCATAGCGCAAAGTTTGTAGAAGCTTCTCTACGAAGTGACGTACGGCGACTGCTGAGCCGCAGCATATAGGGTACGTGAGCAAAGCTGGTCGACTTTTCGCTAATCCAGTTGTTATTTTCCTCAGCAAATCCCTTTATTCCAGGGATAATAAAGCGGCTTTTCGATGCATGGTCTGGCATGTAAGCCGCGAGATAGCTGCGGCGCTGTGCTAGGTCACGTGTTTCCTCTAATGTAAGCCTATTTCGACTCATCATTATTTCGATTCTCCCATCTGCAAGAAGGCCAAAGATGATACGAATCTGCGAGGGATGGTACCCAATTCTTTGACCTGTAATAGTATTGTGCGTACTTATGTAATTTGGTGGTAGAGCTTTAAGTTTATTGTAGACATTGTGTAAACCACCGATAAAAGTATTATAGTGCTCCATCCTTTCTTGAGTTAGTTCACCATGACCAAACTCAACACTGCCATTATGGCGGATGCCGATAAAAGACTGCTGACGGGATCCTATGTGATTATAGCTTCTCCAGACCCGTTGTCCTAACTTAAGTTCAGCAAGTGGAACAGCAATATACTGATTGCTATTATTAATACGCTTCTCATATCTTGGGCCGGATACATAAGCAAGAGCAGAAGTATCTCTATAAGCATCTTGCTCTCGACCCCAGCCTTCTAAAAGGTCAATACGAACATGGCGAGGATCAAAATCAAATGCATAGACTTCTTGATCGGGTGTATACTGAAACGGCTCTCTCGTAGCTCTACCTGATGCTGTTCTGAGTTCTCCCACAGCCTTTCTGCTGAAACTGGGTATTTCCTGTACTCTTAACACGAACATGGCAATTCCTGCTAGAGCAGCTGTCGGTACAAGCAGAAGTAACTGACGACATCTTAGGCGACGTGAACTTCGTGCCAGCATTCTTTTCCGCTTCTGTGTTGAATTACACCAAACTCGATTGTGAAAGCCATTAGACTGGGTTGAACTCATTTCGCTAATCCAGCTTTCATTATTGGCAAACAGAACGGGAGTTACAAAGCATAAGCCAGTATTGATCTCTATTGCTAGTCGTTGACAGTAGCTCTTGAGTTGCTATAGCCATAGGGCTTATTAACTTGTAAGGCACAGCGATAGATTTAGGAGTAAAGGAGCTGAAGCGGTGTATTTATTTGTACCTGATGTGATAGCCAAAACTTTTCTGAGATAATATCATTACTTTCCTACTATATCACTAATGTGGTAGCCGAGGTTTAGAACTATTGTGTTCGTCTCACACCAAATACTAGATCTTGAAAGAGGATGCCCTAATAATGAATGTCTGGTACTCTCAACTTTGCTGAGGGCTAACAGCCCTGTCTTTTGCCTAATGTCATCATGACACTCGCTCTTCTTATCGCCCTAGTGGGATCTTTGTTAACCATGGCTATTATCATCCAGCGTCTGGACAAACATCCGTAAGCATGGTATACAGGAAGTCTCTTGCTAGTTAAAATTATCTGAACACACTGCGTTGGCTCAAACTAACTAGTGGTGGTAAGTTAAGGACTCGTACCAGCAGCTGTAAATCTAGCTCTCTAGAAATACTTGCTACTATGTTAAACTACTTATAACTTTTTAAGGCATTTTTTATCCTCCCGACATACTCTCGACTATATGCAAGTACTGCACAGTACTCTAACTATGACATTGGAAACAGATGAGGCAGTTATTATTGACTTTAACTCAAAGTCTTAAGGGGAGGAGGATATGTGCATACTAGCTTATTACAACCTTATTTATTCACTAGTAGAATATTTGGCCTCCATTATCTCCGAGATAACCTACAAGTAAAATCGAGCGTCCCATTCCGATCATAAATCTAGGCCTAATTGTGGCGAGTGGAGATTAAGTCTTTGCATTTA
Coding sequences within:
- a CDS encoding 3-beta hydroxysteroid dehydrogenase, which codes for MGGTRFVGPPLVSRLQSQGHQLTLFTRGQRPLPPNVNHISGDRGQDKDLCLLENRRFDVIVDISGRTLEDTQRVLRYCGFPKHRLLYVSSAGVYAASDSWPLDENSALDPSSRHSGKAETEAWLREKGIPFTSFRPTYIVGPGNYNPIERWFFSHILNNHPIPLPGDGTTITQIGHVDDLAEAMARSLEVELAVDRIYNCSSRRGITFRGLIEAAARACDHDPATLQWHPFDSSDLDPLSRKKFPLRLSHFIVDISRAERELAWQPRYDAQACLSDSYRRDIALSMAQ
- a CDS encoding CDP-alcohol phosphatidyltransferase family protein, whose translation is MNHLNTSKQTQLRRLADTLTVIRATAGLPLILALQAGEFTLAWWTLLAGCVTDAVDGLFARQAGGGTAWGAWMDPLADKLLILAPLLWLGSSGVLPLWAIWVLLTRELLISGWRSSDYSGAPASAWGKCKTVLQLLSLLLLLLPSHWWFPSSISRLHSLGWLLFWPALLLSLISAISYLRKSPKLLCHR